One Brevibacterium spongiae DNA segment encodes these proteins:
- a CDS encoding DUF5719 family protein — MKHLRSIVTFGAIAVPGVLVATTSFLTPLTPGTLDRSPEQVRMPTADMRVVCPGPLLTDGTAEGTDAEFVDDSKVSTRVVSASAPIGAADGSTSSARLQVADLGGSVDFDNPAGQGFVSGDDSIDSTKLVTGFARPGAPALTTGLETVEGSSGDLTGLAALTCAQASSSFRILAGSGATGSNSQLLLSNPGDVPVQAKVSVMTPGGQSAEPTELSIKAGQQRAVRLAGLAVGAESLAVDVTVDGGVLAGSVQETVLDGLKPQGIDLAAAGADADRQQVLTGLSGKDVRVRVANPGKDLAEVGLKAYGPEGEIDIPRQSMTVVGQGVAEADLGDLEATSVVVDADQRVQAGAFIGQDGKKGASDFGSVQATESLAETQIMALPRTGDSSLHLSPGQGRVQVQGMLDDGSLTDPQSIDLNPSGTTVVDPSSVSDDSVRALVLKGSQATGTRADGVHATLVVTTENGISTVAPAPAPAGVAYRDIRLG; from the coding sequence ATGAAGCACCTGCGCAGCATCGTGACCTTCGGGGCCATCGCCGTGCCCGGAGTGCTCGTGGCCACGACCTCGTTCCTCACCCCGCTGACTCCGGGCACCCTCGACCGCAGCCCCGAACAGGTGCGCATGCCCACCGCCGATATGCGCGTCGTATGCCCCGGACCGCTGCTCACCGACGGGACAGCCGAAGGCACGGATGCTGAGTTCGTCGACGATTCGAAGGTCTCGACGCGTGTGGTCTCCGCCTCGGCGCCGATCGGGGCCGCCGACGGATCCACCTCCTCGGCGCGGCTGCAGGTCGCGGACCTCGGAGGTTCCGTCGACTTCGACAACCCCGCCGGTCAGGGTTTCGTCTCCGGCGATGACAGCATCGACTCGACGAAACTCGTCACCGGCTTCGCCCGACCCGGCGCCCCCGCCCTGACGACCGGCCTCGAAACCGTCGAAGGCAGCTCCGGCGACCTCACCGGCCTGGCCGCACTCACGTGCGCACAGGCCTCGAGCAGCTTCCGCATCCTCGCCGGTTCCGGTGCCACCGGATCGAACTCGCAGCTGCTGCTGAGCAACCCCGGCGACGTCCCCGTCCAGGCGAAGGTCTCGGTCATGACCCCCGGAGGGCAATCGGCCGAACCGACCGAACTGAGCATCAAAGCCGGACAGCAGCGTGCCGTGCGTCTGGCCGGACTCGCAGTCGGCGCTGAATCCCTGGCCGTCGATGTCACCGTCGACGGGGGAGTCCTCGCCGGATCCGTGCAGGAGACCGTCCTCGACGGGCTCAAGCCCCAAGGCATCGACCTCGCCGCTGCCGGCGCCGATGCCGATCGCCAACAGGTGCTCACCGGTCTGAGCGGAAAAGACGTCCGCGTGCGCGTGGCCAACCCGGGCAAGGACCTGGCCGAGGTCGGGCTCAAGGCCTACGGACCCGAGGGCGAGATCGACATTCCCCGTCAGTCGATGACTGTGGTCGGACAGGGAGTCGCCGAAGCCGACCTCGGCGACCTCGAAGCCACCAGCGTCGTCGTCGACGCCGACCAGCGGGTCCAGGCCGGAGCATTCATCGGCCAGGACGGGAAGAAGGGCGCCTCCGACTTCGGCAGCGTCCAAGCTACCGAATCATTGGCCGAGACCCAGATCATGGCGCTGCCGCGCACCGGCGACAGCTCACTTCACCTCTCACCTGGTCAGGGACGTGTGCAGGTGCAGGGAATGCTCGATGACGGTTCGCTGACCGATCCGCAGTCGATCGACCTCAACCCGTCGGGAACGACCGTCGTCGACCCGAGTTCCGTCTCCGATGACTCGGTGCGGGCCCTGGTGCTCAAGGGTTCGCAGGCCACGGGAACACGCGCCGACGGAGTCCACGCGACCCTCGTCGTGACCACCGAGAACGGGATCTCGACCGTCGCTCCTGCACCGGCCCCTGCCGGCGTGGCCTACCGCGACATCCGGCTCGGCTGA
- a CDS encoding DUF3499 domain-containing protein: MCSKVSCSRPAAATMTYVHADATVVIGPLGRRAEPGAHDLCAEHAAKLTPPVDWQLIRIDSGQAPPERSRDDLLAIADAVREAADRADRTPARAESTGANDSPHTGRRHGHLRIIGDS, encoded by the coding sequence ATGTGTTCAAAAGTCAGCTGCTCGCGCCCCGCCGCCGCCACCATGACGTACGTGCACGCTGATGCGACCGTCGTCATCGGGCCGCTGGGCAGGCGAGCAGAACCGGGCGCCCATGACCTGTGCGCTGAGCATGCGGCGAAGCTGACCCCGCCTGTGGACTGGCAGCTCATCCGCATCGATTCCGGTCAGGCCCCGCCCGAGCGCAGCCGCGATGACCTGCTGGCCATCGCCGATGCCGTCCGTGAAGCTGCCGACCGCGCCGATCGGACCCCTGCCCGTGCCGAATCGACCGGCGCGAACGATTCCCCGCACACCGGTCGCAGACACGGCCACCTGCGCATCATCGGCGACTCATGA